The sequence TGACCAATTCGTTATACTGGGCGTGATGTTTagaaaaatcttgaacGCACATTTACTTAGCACCTCACTCGTCTTTATTAGAGTCTCGCAACGTGGCAACGCTGTCCTAGCTAAAAAATCCTCAATGAGCCTGCACCCAATGTTATACCCCATGCTGTATAGATGTTCGTTCACTTTGTTAAAGTCCCGCTCATAATCTTGACACAATTGCGCCACTATGGAGCCATATGTTAGTGTAAAGAGTTCTGTATTTATCTTCTCTGTCTTGTTTTTCCAGATCTCTTCTCCCGTGGCCTTCAAGGACCTCGATTGTGTGGTAGACGCCATATTCAATCACGTTTCACTTGCTGCTGTCAGTATACAAAAGTGTGTCAATGACTTGCTAAAGCGTTTTAGCTTTCACAGCTTGAGTCTATTCATCACTATTATCTTCATAGTGCACTATTTTATCCGGGTAACAGGGAAATGGTTTCGCTTCATCCTGGCTTGCTGCTACACCAGACCAATATTCTTACACACTTCTACTGGTATGAGTGTCCATTTGTGTGTGCGTTTCTGWGCGTTCACCTGCCATTATGGCTCTGCCCTACGCACCATGGCTTACTCAACAAATATCTTGCTTATAGTACCATCCAAACAGTAGCAGTCCCGAGTTCCATTTACGGTAATTGCTTTCGTGCCGTCTCTTTCGGTGGTACGTCCCTCCTTTATCACTGTACACGTACGCTCCTCTTTCGGAAACACTTCTCTGCACGTGACATTACAAATTGTGGTGAAAAAAGGTTCACGTAATAAAGTGTGAACGGACTCAAATTGAATTTTACTACAGTATGGGTGAATCATCGCTAGTAAAACACACTACAAAGTGTTGAGAATGCTTAAGGCgaaaaatgatatataaGTATTTCAACCTCTTGCAAGTTTTTGCAGATTTGTACGCTGAACTGGAAATTGCTTGGATGTTCTGCTGTATATAAGCACGTATAGATAGATAGATAAAAAAGCCAAaaccaacaaaaacaaaaataaaataaaatggtACGAGACCTACTGAGATTGCCCTCCTCACTACCCTTGATCACTGCAGGTTTCGCTACTGATCAAGTGCATTTGCTTGTTGGTACGGGATCTACCGATTCAGTGAGCGTGTGCAAGAACAGAATACATTCCATTTTGAATGCCGGTGGTAACCCCATAGTGGTGAATCCTTCGTCGCCAGGTCATATTAAACAATTGCATTCAGAGTTCGGTAGCTTTAaggaatttcaaataattgAGAGGGAGTTTACTTTGTCAGACTTAACCACTTTGGGGAGACTCCTTGTGTGCAAAGTCGTGGATAGAGTATTCGTGGATTTACCCACAGCCCAAAGCAGCCTTTGTGATGAAATTTTCTGGCAATGCCAAAAACTAAGAATCCCCATAAACACATTTCACAAGCCGGAGTTTTCCACATTCAACATGATTCCTACGTGGGTTGATCCAAAGGGAAGTGGTTTGCAAATTGCCGTCACTACAAATGGTAATGGATACATCTTGGCCAATCGGATCAAGAGAGACATAATATCCCATCTTCCTCCCAATATATCTGAAGTGGTGATAAATATGGGGTACC is a genomic window of Saccharomyces eubayanus strain FM1318 chromosome XI, whole genome shotgun sequence containing:
- the BET3 gene encoding TRAPP complex core subunit BET3, which produces MASTTQSRSLKATGEEIWKNKTEKINTELFTLTYGSIVAQLCQDYERDFNKVNEHLYSMGYNIGCRLIEDFLARTALPRCETLIKTSEVLSKCAFKIFLNITPSITNWSHNKDSFSLILDENPLADFVELPMDAMKSLWYSNILCGVLKGSLEMVQLDCDVWFVSDILRGDSQTEIKVKLNKILKDEIPIGED